In one window of Chitinophagales bacterium DNA:
- the mtaB gene encoding tRNA (N(6)-L-threonylcarbamoyladenosine(37)-C(2))-methylthiotransferase MtaB — MTEKRSVAFHTLGCKLNFSETSTLSRLLEADGFEKRSFDDQADVYVINTCSVTDNADKECRQLVRRIQRKAPESLVVITGCYAQLKPKEIASIPGVDLVLGAAEKFNITQHLRELSKQDDAKICSCDIEDVSGFTASFSINDRTRTFLKVQDGCDYNCSFCTIPMARGKSRSDTVANVIANAEQLAANGVKEIVLTGVNLGDFGKGPDGNKQHQETFYDLVQALDAVSGIERYRISSIEPNLLTDEIIAYVAKSRAFMPHFHIPLQSGSNKILGLMRRRYKRELYAERVAYIKSLMPHCAIGVDVIVGTPGETQEDFQETFDFLHSIDVSYLHVFTYSERANTKALDIKPIVPMHERHERNKVLRNLSFMKQNFFNQQHVGETRKVLFEGHEKNGLMEGYTDNYIRVQTPYRAEWANQIIDWTLR, encoded by the coding sequence ATGACCGAAAAGCGTTCCGTTGCATTTCATACACTAGGCTGTAAACTGAACTTTTCAGAGACATCCACCCTATCCAGATTATTGGAGGCAGATGGCTTTGAGAAGCGTTCTTTTGACGACCAGGCCGATGTGTATGTGATCAATACCTGCTCGGTTACAGATAATGCTGATAAGGAATGCCGCCAGTTGGTGCGCAGAATCCAACGCAAAGCGCCGGAAAGTCTGGTGGTGATTACAGGCTGTTATGCTCAGTTGAAACCAAAGGAGATAGCATCTATTCCTGGTGTGGATTTAGTACTGGGAGCAGCCGAAAAGTTCAATATCACGCAGCACCTGCGCGAATTGTCTAAGCAGGACGATGCCAAAATCTGCAGCTGCGATATTGAGGATGTTTCTGGATTCACAGCTTCATTCTCCATTAATGACAGGACCCGTACTTTTTTGAAAGTGCAGGATGGCTGTGATTATAACTGTTCATTCTGCACCATTCCCATGGCACGCGGTAAAAGCAGAAGCGATACTGTTGCGAATGTGATTGCCAATGCCGAACAATTGGCTGCCAATGGAGTCAAAGAAATCGTACTCACCGGTGTAAACCTCGGCGATTTTGGTAAGGGGCCCGATGGTAATAAACAACATCAGGAAACATTTTATGATTTGGTGCAAGCTTTGGATGCAGTATCAGGCATTGAACGTTACCGCATCTCTTCCATCGAACCTAATTTGTTGACAGATGAGATCATTGCTTATGTAGCAAAGAGCAGGGCTTTCATGCCGCATTTCCATATTCCATTACAGAGTGGCAGCAATAAGATTTTAGGATTGATGCGCCGCCGCTACAAGCGTGAACTATACGCTGAACGTGTAGCATACATCAAAAGCCTGATGCCGCATTGTGCCATTGGCGTAGATGTGATAGTAGGCACACCCGGTGAAACACAAGAAGATTTTCAAGAGACATTTGATTTTCTGCATAGCATTGATGTATCTTATCTCCACGTATTTACCTACTCAGAAAGAGCCAATACCAAAGCACTGGATATCAAGCCCATTGTACCCATGCATGAAAGGCATGAACGCAATAAAGTACTGCGTAATCTCTCTTTCATGAAACAGAATTTCTTCAACCAGCAACACGTAGGTGAAACTAGAAAAGTGTTGTTTGAAGGCCATGAAAAGAATGGTTTAATGGAGGGCTATACAGATAATTATATTCGTGTGCAAACACCTTATCGCGCCGAGTGGGCGAACCAAATTATCGACTGGACCTTACGCTAA